ACTGATATATGACTCCAGCACGGATTTCATTGTGAGCCTGACATCTTTCAGTACGGCCAGCTTCCTGATATCACATTCCTGTTCTAAGTCCGATATCACCTCGTGACCTAAATAGTATCCGCACTGCTTATAACCCTGTATATCAAACCACGAGCCGAAAAATGGACGAACATCAGTTTCCTCTTCAACCATCTGAAGGAACTTCCCGGCAAGCATGCTCTTATTCTCTGTACACCATTCAAGCCAGTCAGAAGTATTAAGGACGGTTAATTCACGCCAGCTGTTACGACCCATTATGATGTGCTCGCAACGCTGTGCGTATCCTTCCGTATAAAGCTGCCACCAGGGTCCATTTTCTTGATTCAGTTCCGGATCCTGTCTGAGTTTTCCATGTATTGCATGACCTATTTCATGTGCTATTAAGCCTTTCAGTGAATCAGATTCTGTCCACCCGCACTCGGCGATCATCTCGAGACCAAAAAGAATTGCCTGCGAATTACGCACTCTTGTAACCCATCCTGCCCCGCATCCTATTCCTACATAAATCACATATAGAACATCGAATTCATTGACACTGAATTTCTCCATAGCAAGATTGTGCAGTGGTTCGATTAGCCCGATAAGGTTGCCATGTGCTTCCTGCATGGAATTCAGGCGGCTGTGCAGAAAAGGGAATACTCTATCCAAAGCTATTTCACGCCAGTCTTCCGATATGTCGCTATAGTCTTTCTGCTGTAGCTTCAGGAGGTCAGGCCACATGCCCATGTACTCGAAAGCCCAGCCCTCGATCTGTTCCTTCACCGGAAGGTTTTTGTATTTCTCCCAATAGGAAAGGAATTCAGAATAAGTATCCAGAATAACTGGCATAAGTGTCTTTCATTTTCCGGTTAACATTGCCATGAAGCGCAGTGTCACCCGTCGCTTCAATGGCTTGTATTTGCCTGTCTTTTCTTTAGTTGATCAATCCAGGAGTGTCCGCCCGGGAATCGCTTCTCAAGACACTCAAGCAGCCATGTGCATGACGATTCCTCCATAAAGGGAATTGCAGTCTGGAAGTCGAATTCATCTTTATCGAGCGTATCCAGCCTGGCCTTGTACAGTAACTGGATTTCAGGGGCAATGTAAAATACACCAATGGAAGCGAGTATCCCAAGACTATCAATGCTGCCACGGATAGTCTGGTCGCGCTTGAATACCCATTGATCACCATCGGTATCGAGGAGCATAAGCTGGAGTTGCCATGGAGAACCTTCTTTCCAGCGACACCATATGTCATCGAACGGTCGATCCTGGAATTCACCGATGGGCCATGGTTTGAGACCTGGTTGTTGAGTCTTGTGCATATCCCAGTCCGACAAGTATCTCTGAACCTCAAGCTGGTCATCGCGACGAATGAGAACGTCCATGTCACCATGTGATCTCGTCTCGCGACCGACGAAAAGGTCAATTGCATAACCTCCGGCAATCCACCAGGGCACGGATAGTCCGGAAAGGAGCTCAGCAACCTCCTGAATGGACAAAGGCTCCCAGTTGTGATTAGCTTCACTCATTCTTCGTCTCGCTTAAAGCATAATAATTGCACAGATACTGATATTCCGCTTTTTACTTACATGACGGAGAATCAATAAGATATACAGACACGTTTGAGCAGAAGAGTTGATATCCTGGATGTAGATCAGTCCTCATTGCTCCAGAGATCTTCACCCCGTACTTGTCTAATAAAACTGGACCTGTTTGAATAAAGCCTGGATATCGCAAGGTTGTTTCGCCTTAGAGTGTCCTGCTCAAATACTTTTTCAAGCAGAAGATAAGCGTTTCCTTCATTCCACGGTTCTTCAACGAGACCGCGCTTATCTCGTACAATCCTGAGATACTGCCATGTTGCTTCTTCCGTTTCTCTCGGGCTGTGATAATCCACTTCCCAGAGAACTACAGCGTATTCCCAGAGCACGCGCTCATTTTCCGGGCAATTTCTTACACCTTCCTGAAGAAGCTTGATTCCTTCACTTATTTCGCCAAGATTAATCGCTAGTTGGTAGCCGCCGTCAATATATGCTTCCCAAAAAGTTGGATCCAGTTTAGTTATTAGCCACAGTTGAGGAAGATAGTCTGTCGCGGTAAACCATTCGTTTCCCTGATACATCCAGATATGATGGTACTGATCAAGCTGCAGCCAGAGAATGTCGGCAAAGAAACTACCAATCTGTCCGATGCCTTTTGAT
This sequence is a window from Candidatus Aegiribacteria sp.. Protein-coding genes within it:
- a CDS encoding amino acid transporter is translated as MSEANHNWEPLSIQEVAELLSGLSVPWWIAGGYAIDLFVGRETRSHGDMDVLIRRDDQLEVQRYLSDWDMHKTQQPGLKPWPIGEFQDRPFDDIWCRWKEGSPWQLQLMLLDTDGDQWVFKRDQTIRGSIDSLGILASIGVFYIAPEIQLLYKARLDTLDKDEFDFQTAIPFMEESSCTWLLECLEKRFPGGHSWIDQLKKRQANTSH